A DNA window from Ipomoea triloba cultivar NCNSP0323 chromosome 10, ASM357664v1 contains the following coding sequences:
- the LOC116032771 gene encoding uncharacterized protein LOC116032771 — protein sequence MAIAPFLLESNLKWDHHLLQPPSPIRFLYGASSLSLSSSTVTVRRLHRPSSKFNLKCLFANSKSSTQEDHNSAKFKLLNNNNYNGHPFEFVARGIVNALKALRKPAVAALLVGLFLMYDPSSALAASGGRVGGRSFSSSSSSSGSEAWGTWI from the exons ATGGCGATTGCTCCATTTTTGCTAGAATCAAACCTCAAATGGGATCACCATTTACTGCAGCCACCAAGTCCAATTCGATTTCTTTACGGGGCCTCCTCCTTGTCACTCTCCTCCTCTACCGTTACCGTTAGGAGGCTTCATAGACCCTCTTCGAAATTCAATCTCAAATGCCTCTTCGCCAACTCTAAATCTTCCACCCAGGAGGATCACAATTCTGCTAAGTTTAAGcttctcaataataataattataatggtCACCCCTTTGAGTTTGTGGCAAGAGGTATTGTGAATGCCCTCAAGGCTTTGCGTAAGCCCGCAGTGGCCGCCCTGCTTGTCGGTCTGTTTTTAATGTACGATCCCAGCTCGGCGTTGGCCGCATCCGGCGGCAGAGTCGGCGGACGCTCTTTttcctcatcctcatcctcatccgGGA GTGAGGCTTGGGGAACCTGGATTTAA